Proteins found in one Planococcus citri chromosome 2, ihPlaCitr1.1, whole genome shotgun sequence genomic segment:
- the LOC135838178 gene encoding uncharacterized protein LOC135838178 yields the protein MSRDSDRIEFLWVGVFILSVYGASTLIANSWQRYNSNPTVIAIQKNYREWNITFPAATFCFLDNVDEQSAKNFINRTWGIVPIATEEADADYGDPEETEETTPDANITTEASSTVDNEAAHIAETNQKYKYYLTFLKNLANMTYENLNVFEQYVDDDTINQLDMKKTILEVIRQVNQQSTFFNKEFKNREFLQTLTEMGICYTHGGVVSDYITITGVPHYRPNFQLPTCNFLNTLCYSRTEGIPSDVRYYVHSPNEIPDISSSFFKVSGRMDRDTSFTVLETTVSPEINRLNPSQRKCRFEEEPTIPHMKVYSFNLCRMQCRKEKAFELCGCAPYFYQKEHGIPVCGIKGLVCLSKYSEELINLRMSNGEKLECNCLPQCINNRYFVDREVVRQWSFPVPYDIRFRWAIEKFSKIRLRRDVIFSFEDLVVSFGGTAAFFLGCSVLSFVEIIYFFTLRLIWFVFTKEETTKNKSN from the exons ATGTCGAGGGATTCGGACCGAATTGA attCCTGTGGGTCGGCGTATTCATACTGTCAGTCTACGGTGCCTCAACGTTGATCGCGAATAGTTGGCAAAGATACAACTCGAACCCAACGGTAATCGCGATCCAGAAAAACTACAGAGAATGGAATATCACATTTCCGGCGGCTACGTTCTGCTTTTTAGACAACGTCGATGAACAAtcagcgaaaaattttattaatag AACGTGGGGTATTGTACCTATAGCCACAGAGGAAGCAGATGCAGACTACGGCGATCCGGAAGAAACCGAAGAGACAACGCCTGATGCTAATATTACTACCGAAGCAAGCAGTACAGTTGACAATGAAGCGGCTCACATTGCAGAAACCAATCAAAAGTACAAATATTACttgacgtttttgaaaaatttggccaacatgacttatgaaaatttgaacgttTTCGAGCAATACGTCGACGATGATACGATCAATCAATTGGATATGAAGAAAACCATCTTAGAG GTGATCCGGCAAGTAAATCAGCAATCAACGTTTTTCAATAAAGAGTTCAAAAATCGCGAGTTTCTGCAAACTTTAACCGAAATGGGAATCTGTTATACTCACGGAGGTGTCGTATCAGATTATATAACCATCAC CGGCGTTCCTCATTAtcgtccaaattttcagttgccaacgtgtaattttttgaacaccctgTGTTACTCGAGAACAGAAGGAATTCCAAGCGACGTAAGG tactACGTTCATTCGCCGAATGAAATACCCGATATATCGAGCTCCTTCTTCAAAGTATCCGGTAGAATGGATCGAGATACATCATTTACTGTCCTGGAGACTACCGTTTCACCGGAAATAAACCGATTGAATCCGTCTCAAAGGAAATGTCGTTTTGAAGAGGAACCAACGATTCCTCATATGAAAGTATACAGCTTTAATTTGTGTCGTATGCAATGTCGAAAAGAGAAAGCTTTCGAGCTTTGCGGTTGCGCTCCTTACTTCTATCAGAAAGAAC ATGGTATACCAGTTTGCGGTATTAAAGGGTTGGTTTGCTTGTCCAAATACTCCGAAGAGCTGATTAATTTACGAATGAGCAACGGAGAGAAATTAGAATGCAATTGTTTACCTCAATGCATCAATAACAGATATTTCGTCGACAGAGAAGTGGTCAGACAATg GTCTTTTCCTGTACCTTATGATATACGATTTCGCTGGgctattgaaaaattcagtaaaatacGTCTCAGGCGAGATGTAATTTTCAGTTTCGAGGATTTAGTCG TATCATTCGGTGGAACTGCTGCGTTCTTTTTGGGCTGTAGTGTTCTCTCATTCGTCGAAATAATTTACTTCTTCACATTACGATTGATTTGGTTCGTTTTCACGAAAGAAGAAACGACGAAGAATAAATCCAACTAA
- the LOC135834234 gene encoding uncharacterized protein LOC135834234: MIGRSFVVITILIAFSGYALGLHMSYPNESFVFFSVRENITLTCTGNEEVMWAVHCSHKGIYSMKEESPSRKIVQIKNATLFHAGDYACHSKKNTTEFVYIYLNPDDSVIESMGFDPRADSYVIPP, from the exons ATGATTGGACGTTCGTTTGTTGTAATAACTATATTGATCGCATTTTCGGGATATGCTcttg GATTGCATATGTCCTACCCAAATGAgagttttgtctttttttctgtGAGAGAAAACATCACTCTTACCTGTACCGGAAACGAAGAAGTCATGTGGGCCGTCCATTGCTCACACAAA GGTATTTATTCAATGAAGGAGGAAAGTCCTTCtcgaaaaatcgttcaaataaaaaatgctaCTCTTTTTCATGCGGGAGATTATGCTTGCCATTCAAAGAAGAACACGACGGAGTTTGTGTATATTTACTTAAATCCTG ATGATTCCGTCATTGAAAGTATGGGGTTTGATCCTCGTGCCGACAGTTATGTAATCCCTCCATGA